The DNA window GGCCTCCATCCAGAAACAAAAAAGGGGGCGGCCTGAACTCTCAGGCCGCCCCTTTTGCATGAATTCTATTGACCAGCGTCAGGTCCCAGCATGTGGTCCATACTGACGGCCGGTTGTTCGCATCCCGCCTCGCCCACGATCTTGGCCGGGATTCCAGCCACGGTCTTGCACGGCGGCACCTCGGACAACACAACCGACCCTGCAGCGATGCGACTGCAATGGCCCACGCGGATGTTGCCCAGAACCTTGGCTCCGGCTCCGATCAAAACGCCATCCTCGATCTTGGGATGTCGGTCCTCTTCTTCCTTGCCAGTCCCCCCAAGCGTTACCGAGTGCAGCATCGAGACGTTGTCGCCAACAACGGCCGTTTCGCCGATGACAATGGAATGCGCGTGATCGATCATGATACCGCGACCAATACGAGCGCCAGGATGAATATCGATGCCAAAGATCTCGGAAATCCGCATCTGAAAGAAATAGGCCAGATCCGTTTTGCCCTGGCTCCAGAGCCAGTGAGCCACACGGTACCCCTGCATGGCCTGATAGCCCTTGAAGTACAAAATGGGCTGCAACAGTCGATGGCAGGCGGGATCACGTTCATAGACCGCCACCAGATCGGCACGCGCGGCTTTTACCAAATCAGGATTCTCCTGATAGGCGTTGTCAGCGATTTCACGCAACACGACCATCGACATCTCATTCGACGCCAGCTTGGCCGCGATGCGATAGGACAGCGCCTTTTCCAGCGATTTGTGGTGTAGAATACAGGCATGAACCAACCCGCCCATCAAAGGCTCAGTGCGAACTGCTTCCTGGGCTTCGGTGGTGATCTGATCCCATACCGGATCAACCGTCGAAATCTTAGCGCGTGTTTCTACCATGGCTCGATGTCCTAGCGTTATGCGAGATACCATATGTAACGCACAATGCCGCCACCGCAAAGGGATGTGCCATGAATTAAATTGACCGTGTCGATCACAGTTTGAGAAGGTTTTGCAGCTGTCCTCTGCGAGCGCCATTCCAAACGGCGCTCGCAGTATTTCTATGCTGCGCTAAACTGGCAGATCGATGCGCGTTGCAGGCCCTACCCCAAAGCGCGCCGATATCTGCGCCACTTCAACGCTCACAGCTGAGCCCGCGCCGTCGGCCGATTGTTGCGCTGCTGCATAGGTCCAACCGGCTGCGCCAACAGTCGTTTCGCGAACGACGGTTTCACCGTTCATGATGCGCACCAGGTAGCTTTCGGTTTCTTCGCCCAACGGGACGTCCAAACCGGTCCAGTCATCGCCTTCAATCCGGGTGCGTCGAATCCAGGTGATCCCGATGTCGCCCGAGCTGCCTCTGGACGCTCGCAAATGCGTCGGCGAATATGGACGCAGTCCGTTGCCGTCGAACGCCTCGACCCGGTGCAGATACGATGGGTCATCATAGCCGCGACGCGCGGGGCCAATTCGGTAGTGCCGCGCAATGCGTCGCTGCGAGCTTTTCAGCGGAATCTGCTCGACGCGATTGTCAAGAAGCACCACAACCGATCCTTCGGGCCAAACATCTGGCATCAATGCATCGGTTCCTGCCTGCCCGCGCAAACGATCTTTCAGGACATAGGTTTGGGGGCCAACCAATTCCGCTGTCTTGAACTGAAAAAGCTCCCAATTTCCGCTGCTGCCGTCGCCAATCGCACACAGATTTGCGCCGCCCAACACGGCCTCCGCCGTCTTGCTTTCCAAATCCCCCGAGATCAGTTTGA is part of the Falsiruegeria litorea R37 genome and encodes:
- the cysE gene encoding serine O-acetyltransferase, whose protein sequence is MVETRAKISTVDPVWDQITTEAQEAVRTEPLMGGLVHACILHHKSLEKALSYRIAAKLASNEMSMVVLREIADNAYQENPDLVKAARADLVAVYERDPACHRLLQPILYFKGYQAMQGYRVAHWLWSQGKTDLAYFFQMRISEIFGIDIHPGARIGRGIMIDHAHSIVIGETAVVGDNVSMLHSVTLGGTGKEEEDRHPKIEDGVLIGAGAKVLGNIRVGHCSRIAAGSVVLSEVPPCKTVAGIPAKIVGEAGCEQPAVSMDHMLGPDAGQ